Proteins from a single region of Urocitellus parryii isolate mUroPar1 chromosome 4, mUroPar1.hap1, whole genome shotgun sequence:
- the Serping1 gene encoding plasma protease C1 inhibitor — translation MASRLTPLTLLLLLLLLAGGRASSNPHATSHSTEDPESLPEESKGMNSEEIKGMNSEEDVSRSQSSWPTASLTSNSSTILTANTTSESNSQPTTQLPTDPPTQTPTGPFCPGPVTICSDVDSKSAEAKLGEALVDFSLKLYHAFSATKKVETNMAFSPFSIASLLTQLLLGAGDSTKSNLESVLSYPKDFDCVHQALKGFSSTGVTSVSQIFHSPDLAIRDSFASTSQSLYGSSPRVLSNDSDVSLKLINDWVAENTNHKISQLLDSLPSDTRLVLLNAVYLSAKWKQTFDHKKKMESFYLKNSEIQVPMLSSKKYPVAHFTDPTLKAKVGQLQLSHNLSFVIMVPQKLKQPLEDVEQALNPTVFKAIMKKLELSKFQPTYLMMPRIKVKSNQDMLSIMEKLEFFDFINDLNLCGLTEDPDLQVSTMQHQTLLELTETGVEVAAASAVSMARSLQIFEVQQPFLFLLWDQQHKFPVFMGRVYDPSV, via the exons ATGGCCTCCAGGCTGACCCCGCTgaccctcctgctgctgctgctgctgctggcaggG GGCAGAGCCTCCTCAAACCCTCATGCCACCAGCCACAGCACAGAGGATCCAGAGAGCCTGCCAGAGGAAAGCAAAGGCATGAACTCGgaggaaattaaaggcatgaaCTCGGAGGAAGATGTCTCCAGGAGTCAGTCTTCCTGGCCAACAGCCAGCTTAACATCCAACTCGTCCACCATATTGACAGCTAACACCACTAGTGAATCCAACTCCCAACCAACTACCCAGCTCCCCACCGATCCTCCCACTCAGACCCCTACTGGGCCCTTCTGCCCAGGGCCTGTCACCATCTGCTCTGATGTGGACAGCAAATCAGCAGAGGCCAAATTGGGGGAAGCCTTGGTCGATTTCTCCCTGAAGCTCTACCATGCCTTCTCAGCCACAAAGAAGGTTGAGACCAACATGGCCTTTTCCCCGTTCAGCATCGCCAGTCTCCTCACGCAGCTCCTGCTTG gggctggggacagCACCAAGAGCAACCTGGAGAGCGTCCTCTCCTACCCCAAGGACTTTGACTGTGTCCACCAGGCCCTGAAAGGGTTCTCGTCCACAGGCGTCACCTCAGTCTCTCAGATCTTCCACAGCCCAG ACCTGGCCATAAGGGACAGTTTTGCGAGCACTTCTCAGAGTCTGTATGGCAGCAGCCCCAGAGTCCTGAGCAATGACAGTGATGTCAGCCTGAAGCTCATCAACGATTGGGTGGCTGAGAACACCAACCACAAGATCTCCCAGCTCCTGGACAGTCTGCCCTCTGACACCCGCCTTGTCCTGCTCAATGCTGTCTACCTGAGTG CCAAGTGGAAGCAAACATTTGATCACAAAAAAAAGATGGAGTCCTTCTACTTAAAAAACTCTGAGATACAAGTGCCCATGCTGAGTAGCAAGAAGTATCCTGTGGCCCATTTCACTGACCCAACTTTGAAGGCCAAG GTGGGGCAGCTGCAGCTCTCGCACAACCTGAGCTTTGTGATCATGGTGCCTCAGAAGCTGAAGCAGCCTCTTGAAGACGTGGAGCAGGCTCTCAATCCCACCGTCTTCAAGGCCATCATGAAGAAGCTGGAGCTGTCCAAGTTCCAGCCCACTTACCTGATGATGCCCCGCATCAAAGTGAAGAGTAACCAAGACATGCTGTCAATCATGGAGAAACTGG AATTCTTTGACTTTATAAATGACCTCAACCTGTGTGGACTCACAGAGGACCCGGATCTCCAGGTGTCCACAATGCAGCACCAGACCCTGTTGGAGCTCACTGAGACAGGTGTGGAGGTGGCGGCAGCCTCTGCCGTCTCCATGGCCCGCAGCCTGCAGATCTTCGAGGTGCAGCagcccttcctcttcctgctctgGGACCAGCAGCACAAGTTCCCTGTCTTCATGGGACGGGTGTATGACCCTAGTGTCTGA